The Electrophorus electricus isolate fEleEle1 chromosome 4, fEleEle1.pri, whole genome shotgun sequence region agtgaggatactcacccccccacacacacacacactacagtgaggatactcacccccccccacacacacactacagtgaggatactcacccccccccacacacactacagtgaggatactcaccccccccacacacacactacagtgaggatactcaccccccccacacacacactacagtgaggatactcaccccccacacacacacacactacagtgaggacactcacccccccacacacacacactacagtgaggatactcaccccccccacacacacacactacagtgaggatactcaccccccccacacacacacacacactacagtgaggatactcacccccccacacacacacacactacagtgaggatactcacccccccacacacacacacacactacagtgaggatactcacccccccacacacacacacactacagtgaggatactcacccccccccacacacacactacagtgaggatactcaccccccccccacactacagtgaggatactcaccccccccccacacacacacattacagtgaggatactcaccccccccacacacacacacactacagtgaggatactcaccccccccccacacacacacactacagtgaggatactcacccccccccacacacacactacagtgaggatactcaccccccccacacacacacactacagtgaggatactcaccccccccacacacacacactacagtgaggatactcaccccccccacacacacacactacagtgaggatactcaccccccccacacacacacactacagtgaggataccccccccacacacacactacagtgaggatacccccccacacacacacactacagtgaggaaacccccccacacacacacacactacagtgaggatactcacccccccacacacactacagtgaggatactcacccccccacacacacacacacacactacagtgaggatactcaccccacacacacacacacaacagtgaggatactcaccccacacacacacacaacagtgaggatactcaccccacacacacacacaacagtgaggatactcaccccacacacacacacaacagtgaggatactcaccccacacacacacacacacaacagtgaggaaacccccccacacacacacacacacaacagtgaggatactcaccccacacacacacacacacacacacacacaacagtgaggatactcaccccacacacacacacacacacacaacagtgaggatactcaccccacacacacacacacacacacaacagtgaggatactcaccccacacacacacacacacacaacagtgaggatactcaccccacacacacacacacacaacagtgaggatactcaccccacacacacacacacaacagtgaggatactcaccccacacacacacacacacacacaacagtgaggatactcaccccacacacacacacacacacaacagtgaggatactcaccccacacacacacacacaacagtgaggatactcaccccacacacacacacaacagtgaggatactcaccccacacacacacacaacagtgaggatactcaccccacacacacacacacacacattgctgttttatgtgacatcacacacaacaGGCCTAATTTACACAGACGTGATTTGATTTTTACAATCCCATTCATATAAATGATCAAAAAAGACCTTCCCATGGACACTGAACCAAGGCAGCACACCATAGCCACTCACCAGGAGGTGGACCAGGGGGCGGTCCTGAGGGCGGGCCTGGTGGCCTCAttggaggagctggaggtggcCCTAAAGGAGGAGGTCCTGCAATTGGTGGAGCCTGTAAGTGGAGCGGCGGCTGCTGTGTTCCCATTGGTGCAGATGGTGGAGGAAGTCTAGCTAATGTTTGGGCAGATGGGGTGTCACTGGGGGTGCCTGGTTCCTCACTGTCAGACTGTTCAGAATCTGTgtactcttcctcttcctcctcctcctcctcttctgggACAGACTGCcctgcacacagaacacacccagcactgaaacagccctatacacacccacacatttaaggcatttagctgacacttttatccaaagcgtcttaaaattatgactgagtacaacttgaattgagggttaagggccttcctCAGGGGCCTGCTTGATTAATAGtagagtaccttaaccattgcccacacacacacacacccagcagtgaaacagccctacacacacacacacacacacacacacacacacacacacacacacacacacacagcagtgacagacTGCCCCTTCTACATGTCCTTCACACCCTTGTAATGTGTTCATTTGCTGTGCTTAAGAAGACACCTGATATTGGTCTCCTATAGCTGTATGAAAATTCATCATGAGTAGTATTACAGTAAAAAGTCTAAAATAATTACTACATTATAGACCTTTTATTGATACTATTATActtcttttaaacaaaaatatagatCTTAATTATGTAAAGCTAAGAGGCAGGACCATATCAATGTACAGGACAAGCACAGACTGACCAGGCCTAAGGTTAACCCCCCTAACCCTTAACTTCACTGAAGTAGCAGTAGGTACAATCACAGAATGTGCTAGCTACTATAGCAGATAGATAACACGTAGTGTCAGCAGGTGTGACGAAGGACGCATGTCTGGTGTTATGTACCTGCCATCCGCAGCATCATGGCCTGTAAAGGAGTAATGGCCTTTGTTTTCTTCACgaccctcttcttcctcctcttcacagGTAGTGGCATATCAGCAAATCGTACAGTCCTCCCTAATAACAACACTAAACATGTAAATGAAGGAAATTCCACCCCATCCCCACAATTAAATTCTTCAATTCAATTCAAGGGTCTTTACTGGCATGACAAAGGTGTATTTGTATTGGCAAAGCTTGGGTTACAGAATCTGAGCGTATTAAAGAACACCACGAGACTGAAAATAAAGTTGAACACAGATATGGATCTCTTTAGCCAGGTGTATTGCTTTGCTCTGGTTCTGAGCCTCTGAGGTGCTGGTATATTAGTGAGTCTGAGAAACTGGATCAGGACCAGCTGAGTAAGGGGAAGATTTTCTTCGCTCCACTCTCGGAGGAGTTTTATACTGGTATGGGTGAGacttgctgtttttaaaacatttccagaATATTTGCCCCTCCgcctcacccctctctctctcatcgtCCCTCTCATCATGACGCTCGCCTGCACTCCTCTTGTCCTGCAGgtcttccctctctccatcactgacCTCGTCCGAGTCACTCTCTTCCTCACCAccctcttcatcttcatctgtgCCGCTGTCACTCTCATGCTCAGCCACGTCCATCAGCTCAGCCTCAGCAGAAACATCTGCCTCTGCACACGCAAATAAGACAAATAACGCAAATCAGACATaccacacccactcacaaatCAGACATACCACACAGATCAGTGATATCACAGCCCACACAAATCAGACatatcacacacatcagatgtGTGTAGTACTTAGACTGTGTGTAGTATTTGAGGTGTGTATcacagtctgtgtgtttagtatTCAAGATGCATGTCAGCATGTGGGGACATGCAAGTGAGAGTAGTATCTGAGACTTGTGCGTGTACCTGCTCTACGGTTGCCATAGAGCTGTAGTATctgaggtgggggggggccCGGTGGGGGCCCGGGGGGTTTGCGTCCAGGTGGTAACCGAGGAACCCCAGCGACTGCTGCTGATGACAATGCAGAACCTTTACTAAGAAATACAGAGTGTGTTAACACGCAGGTACACACCCAAAGCCCTAGTGAATTACCAGCATAGACAGGTACAACCAAAGCCCTAGTGATTTACCAGTATAGAGAGTTTGAGAAGTATTAGTTCAGACTGTTTGCGAATTACCAAATTTCATGTGCCTGTCTATTGCTATTGATTAATACGGATTGGGGTTAGTTACCAACACGCAGAGGGTTACAGTTTGGGTTAGTTACCTactcagagttagggttagttaccTACACACAGAACTCTTCTTCAGGAAAAATGATGGTATGGGTTGAAATTCAGGGTTAATTGTGAGGTTGGTTAGCATAAACATTAGTTTACCAGGGATTAGATTAGTGTTAACTGAGAAATAAAGTTAAATTTAGCTACATGGGATTAGATTAGGCATTATTGAGACACAGACTAgggtgtgttttatttaactgGGTTTAGAATAGGAGTAACAGATTAGGTAGATTAAGGTAAATCTTAGTTACCTGAATGCTGAACTTTTCTTTAGGATGGAGGGCGGTTGTGCTCCGGGCAGTGGAATGTCCTGAATCAACACACTGGAGGGAGCATGTGGCATCTCTGGTAATGGAATACTGTCCACCTCCACTGACTCTGCATTCTACCGGCATGAGACACAAAACTGTTACAAAACTGGCCCACTCAGCTCCCAATATTACCACACACTAATCAGAAagccaaccctaacccaatattacctaccacacacaccaatcagaAAACCAACACTAACCCAATATTACAACACACAGCAATCTgaaaactaaccctaaccctaacccaataTTACTACACAAACCAATCAgaaaactaaccctaacccaacaaCCTCAAAGAGTGTAGAACATGCAGACATCACTGACACAGGTACAGACCCTGTCCAGAACCGATAGCATATGAAATACAGAAAAGAGAAAGTCGCAAGTAATCATGATAGAAAACTAACTCGCTCCGAATATGAGCGTAAGAAACAGGCCTCATCAGCAGAGGTTATTTTTTAACTGTGGTGATTTTAAGCGGACCTGTAGAGATAAGGAACTGATTAAACACCACATTCAGAATCCAATCTGTGTTTCTATTATCCATGCATGTATCTGGATCACCTCTGAagatacatgtatatttaaatggtACATACACTTGTATATAAGCAGTAGTGATTGGTGTTCTCAAACTCACAAACATCCACAGTGTCACTCTCCTTCACTGAGTCAAAGTACTGAGATGTCCATGGTtgctctcacacattctctctctctctcacacacacacacacacacacacacacactcaccttgaCTGAGTCAAAATACTGAGAGAGCTGTCCACGTTTGCTTTCGTACTCCAGTTCCAGTTTGCGCAGTTCTTTATAAGTGTCAGGATTTTCTCTTTCGTACAGGCGAACAATCCTCTCAAACGTCTCACGAAGTTTTTTCCTCTTATCACGCAAAACTTTATCATTCAGCAAAGGCTGTTGTACGGGGTTAAActctgagaaacacacagacaaactgatAGAAAAGTGTGCTTGAGCACAAACATGCAACTATTAAACTCAGAGTGACAAACACAGAGAATTAAAAAGTATGATACATACAAAAGCAATACATTtcatacataatacatatacaagtatatatgtagatatacaTAAACCATTAAATagacatataaacacattcacCAGTAAGCAGAAACACACCCACCGTCAACCAGACAgagatgcgcgcacacacacaaacacacccagccactgtcaaccagagagacagagacacacccccacagtcaaccagagagacagagacacacacacatccacccaccgTCAACCAGAGAGACACCCACCCACCGTCAACCAGAGAGACACCCACCTACCGTCAACCAGAGAGACACCCACCCACCGTCAACCAGAGAGACACCCACCCACCGTCAACCAGAGAGACACCCACCCACCGTCAACCAGAGAGACACCCACCCACCGTCAACCAGAGAGACACCTACCCACCGTCAACCAGAGAGACACCTACCCACCGTcaaccagagagacagacacacacacacccacccaccgtcaaccagagagacacacacacacacacacacacacaccgtcaaccagagagagacacacccacccaccgtcaaccagagacagacacacacacacccacccaccgtcaaccagagagacagagacacaccccccacccaccgtcaaccagagagacagagacacacccccatccaccgtcaaccagagagagagagacacacccacacccccccaccgtcaaccagagacagagacacaccccccacccaccgtcaaccagagagacagagacacacccaccaTTAAAcagatacagacatacacatacaatttCAGAGGTACACATACCATAAAACTGAgaagtgcgcgcacacacacatttaaatcttACCCATTTCATCCAATTTCTCCATGTCTCTGATAATCTGTCTGGGATCTTTCATCTTCAGAACAGCTGCTCTTACCATCATCCTCTGTTTCTTGTTctatagccacacacacacagacagtaattcTGGTGCTTTACACTTATTGCTGCCAATTTGCCTTATGTTCCTTACTGACATGTGAGAACTGCCTTTACCTTCTTTAACTCCCGCTTCCTCGCCTCTTtccctaaacacacaaacacggtttttttaaaagaacaataaGACAGAGACATGAATACTCTTCATTCACACCCagaaaacataataaaacatttaaaggcaACAGTGCCATCTCACTGACCAGCACATCCCATTATGATTTATGTTATTCtgatatgcacacactcacgggCCTGGTCTGTGGGGTTCATGAACTTCCCACTCTTGGTGGAAGATGTGGATCGCCGCCCCATGGCTCAGTACTGTCTTCTCTTACCTGGAGACAACCATCACAAACCAAGAAAAACTGTGCTAACCTGAGAACAATTCCCAGTTAATCTGATCAATCTGTATTAACagagaatgcagaagaactcaGTAGCGGCCCAGGGATCCTTAAAACAGAACATTATTATATAAAGGAATAAACATCATAACAAAGGAGTGAGGAAAGATTCCATTAATGTCTAACACAACAGACCGTAACCTAAGATGACCAGTATGTGAAAGGAAGTTAGCTCCCTATCAAGTTTGTTCGCGTGTCGCATAGCTAGCTAACGATCTAGGGTTAGCCAAGGAGCTAAGGATATGGTAAGGGTAAATGTTACCTAATCAGCTAtggatagggttagggtaagttTTAGCTAGCGAGCTAGAGTTAGGGTAAGGTTTAGCTAACGAGCTAGAGTTAGGGTAAGTCTTAGCTAACGAGCTAGGGACAGGGTTAGAGTAAGATAACTGGTTAGAATTTTGGTGTTGGCTAGCTCCTCTGGCGTTCGTAAATATGGCCTCTCACCACTTGGGGAATAAACAGCCCCTAATTATCTGGCTGGagtataatatttacattaccAGAAAACCATAGCGCAAAAAAACTAGGCGTTATCTATCTAGCTCATACGCTTATACCAGTTAGCCAGGAGCTAGTCATCTTTAGCTAATTTTGCTAGCGccaaacacaaaagacaacagAATTAGGTACTGCACCTTGATACTTAAAAAAGCTGTGTGGGACACCGCTCCCCTTCAAGCATTAAGTCAGGGGAACTATTATAGTCTTTGTTCGATAGGTTTCTCAAGATCAGTTTTATAAACTAACATACTGTAATTTATCGAATCACTCTGCCATGTTTACCGCCACGAGCGGAAATAACGAGCGAAAAACTTCCTTCcgttctgcttcttcttcttcttcttcttcttcttcttcttcttttagaAGGTGACATATGTTTGCATGCCGCCACCTACCGTATGGTATACAGCATTACATGGATGTGACGAAGAGACAACAATAATTGTCCCGACGAACAAAAACTTTTCATTTTGATCCCAAAGTCTCAAATTTCTTTACGAAgaaaaaattaaactaaatttaTATGACATTGAAGtacataaattaaatgacaTATTTCTACTTGTAATAGAAACGTATGATCAAATAACAGGTGTAATATGCTCTGATTTACACTGTTTGACAGACAATTAGACAGGTAAGGTACATATTTTTAAGACACTGTGTTTGCTTCTTAAGAATCAAACCCACAACGTTTGGAACTGTGAGCACCCATGTCCTACAACTGGaacatttaatcaaaaatatttccacaaaGACACAGCAGGACAACCAGCAACACATTTCAGTAGTCTAATTTACACATCCTGAAGTTTCAGTAGTCTAGACATTATGAGGTTTCAGTAGTGTAATATAGACATTCTGAAGTTTCAGTAGTCtagatgttatatgttatgatgtttCAGTAGTCTAATCCAGACACTATGAAGTTTCAGTAATCTAATCTAGATGCTGTGAATCTGTAGTAGTCTAATTTAGTTGTTATGAAGTTTCATCAGTCTAATGTAGACATTATAAAAGTATGATGTAGTTTCCCAGTATATGTGTTATTTTGAATGTGTCAGCCCTAATCCAATACTACCACaccaataacaaaacaaatcctAACCCAAtactaccacacacaccaataagAAA contains the following coding sequences:
- the LOC113589367 gene encoding WW domain-binding protein 11 isoform X2, whose product is MGRRSTSSTKSGKFMNPTDQARKEARKRELKKNKKQRMMVRAAVLKMKDPRQIIRDMEKLDEMEFNPVQQPLLNDKVLRDKRKKLRETFERIVRLYERENPDTYKELRKLELEYESKRGQLSQYFDSVKNAESVEVDSIPLPEMPHAPSSVLIQDIPLPGAQPPSILKKSSAFSKGSALSSAAVAGVPRLPPGRKPPGPPPGPPPPQILQLYGNRRAEADVSAEAELMDVAEHESDSGTDEDEEGGEEESDSDEVSDGEREDLQDKRSAGRTVRFADMPLPVKRRKKRVVKKTKAITPLQAMMLRMAGQSVPEEEEEEEEEEYTDSEQSDSEEPGTPSDTPSAQTLARLPPPSAPMGTQQPPLHLQAPPIAGPPPLGPPPAPPMRPPGPPSGPPPGPPPGAPPFLRPPAIPGGLRGPMPRMLPPGPPPGRPPGPPPGPPPGMPPGPPPRGPPPRLPPPAPPGIPPPPPRAVPPRMVPPLSMFPPPLNPNVLSAPPSIVPRQKPPSNSSSEGSGAPMMPTPSLPLSMRASGLQMPPPPGTTPAPANPPGHSHTIEKRANITSMPTLSSAAGQSGTATISAKPQIINPKAEVTRFVPTALRVRRDRTGQQGAAAGMVTEKGGRREEQRGGQGQKPQANANSAQPGSSSGPPSMKTKDQVYEAFMREMEGLL
- the LOC113589367 gene encoding WW domain-binding protein 11 isoform X1; this translates as MGRRSTSSTKSGKFMNPTDQARKEARKRELKKNKKQRMMVRAAVLKMKDPRQIIRDMEKLDEMEFNPVQQPLLNDKVLRDKRKKLRETFERIVRLYERENPDTYKELRKLELEYESKRGQLSQYFDSVKNAESVEVDSIPLPEMPHAPSSVLIQDIPLPGAQPPSILKKSSAFSKGSALSSAAVAGVPRLPPGRKPPGPPPGPPPPQILQLYGNRRAEADVSAEAELMDVAEHESDSGTDEDEEGGEEESDSDEVSDGEREDLQDKRSAGERHDERDDERERGRTVRFADMPLPVKRRKKRVVKKTKAITPLQAMMLRMAGQSVPEEEEEEEEEEYTDSEQSDSEEPGTPSDTPSAQTLARLPPPSAPMGTQQPPLHLQAPPIAGPPPLGPPPAPPMRPPGPPSGPPPGPPPGAPPFLRPPAIPGGLRGPMPRMLPPGPPPGRPPGPPPGPPPGMPPGPPPRGPPPRLPPPAPPGIPPPPPRAVPPRMVPPLSMFPPPLNPNVLSAPPSIVPRQKPPSNSSSEGSGAPMMPTPSLPLSMRASGLQMPPPPGTTPAPANPPGHSHTIEKRANITSMPTLSSAAGQSGTATISAKPQIINPKAEVTRFVPTALRVRRDRTGQQGAAAGMVTEKGGRREEQRGGQGQKPQANANSAQPGSSSGPPSMKTKDQVYEAFMREMEGLL